The genomic region AGTCGTTGGGTAATCCAGTATGTAATGATGGTAATCAGAACGAAGAAACCAAAGATATATCCTGCTAAGGGGTGCACTAGGGTGGTACCATACTGCGTGTGCAATGCATAGAGCACGGCGCCGATGAGCAAAGAGAAGATCAACAGCTGACGAAAAAACTGTAGCATATATTTTTTGTAAGCGACAGAAGCGCTATTTATCCTGAGTAACGGACCGAATTACTTGGTACATGGCGCTAATTACTCCAACAAGCACAAAAGCCACAGTCCACCACGGTTTCTTGGTGTTTAAGTAGTCGTCCAGCTTTATTCCGATGAATGTGAACACCCCAATAATACCCAGCATTTGAAACCCCAGCCCAGAATATTTGGCTAGTGCACGCAAGCGGCTGTCGCTATCGGAATCAGGCTCGGGA from Hymenobacter aerilatus harbors:
- a CDS encoding AtpZ/AtpI family protein, producing the protein MAVPTPPEPDSDSDSRLRALAKYSGLGFQMLGIIGVFTFIGIKLDDYLNTKKPWWTVAFVLVGVISAMYQVIRSVTQDK